One window of the Misgurnus anguillicaudatus chromosome 8, ASM2758022v2, whole genome shotgun sequence genome contains the following:
- the inpp5d gene encoding phosphatidylinositol 3,4,5-trisphosphate 5-phosphatase 1 yields the protein MFSQQPWYHGNITRSTAEDLLSKAGKDGSFLLRDSESIQGAYALCVLYQNCVYTYRILPNEEKKLSVQASEGVPIRFFSALPDLVDAYYKENMGLVTHLQFAVPKEEEQEEEPEPVSLPPQLPPRNFPCNDGKDSYPCDPCRGTERAVEPAHLSISDTYIQRLQLIDISNLPEDHQKSIQEYFRTSVCLDAEQVQNGNPTLPHFKKLTLSICKNLNSEVSRILPSIEALQKLLEQPSSPGSGRQRNQFSGDANQSVAFRLEQLTNLLYSVEEKTKNAVFESVGFDGGHRKSLIPPVMFEVKSESIGISNKMYLKVDVEGGKLYFKKSKDGPEDKYYVHNKILQLVKSQNMQNRLVLMVETDKEKVQRKDYVFDDTKKREGFCQLLQQMKNKHSDKPEPDMITIFVGTWNMGNASPPQNITSWLQSKGQGKTRDDTANKIPHDIYVIGTQEDPLGEKDWIDTVRGALRDITNISYKHVTSQTLWSIRIVVLAKPEHENRISHIFSDSVKTGIANALGNKGAVGVSFMFNRTSFGFVNSHLTSGSEKKLRRNQNYINILRFLNLGDKKLNRFDITHRFTHLFWLGDLNYRVDFSPQEAENIVMKIKQQQYQELLAKDQLSIEKKEEKVFIDYEEEEITFAPTYRFERDTREKYAYTKAKATGTKYNLPSWCDRVLRKSYPMVHVVCNSYGCSNDIMTSDHSPVFATFDVGVTSQFVSKNDLSKEPEGAIKFMNCVAVLYTKSKTKFFMEFHSSCLEKFVKSAEGENQESTEGSIKVRFGAQVELTPIIADPEYLLDQHILICIKSTDCDESYGVGCVALRSAESSYNEFCIKLTHHGERTGRLTGGIQLHTSEGKQTEKLYDFIKVGDDPAAGKGKPGDYKSSSAVLATDISNPSYMGVGYKSNNQSERSSGNITSQRTVASSVKDMTLGNLSPKKTAYDHSTSSPTGKTSGPVTEDGQPPEMFDNPLYGSRSGSRANKEHLTPPDALFAFPKTDLDADRQPVPVPVPRIRSFTCSETKQSSSTTNTVSSSGLHSQIINKKPVVPCRSEGGISVPGRPPVPMKSRSGQPQEPQIKPRDYRDSSELPSKIRPPARSGQTKDVHHETAQPPKISRPLK from the exons ATGTTTTCCCAACAGCCATGGTACCATGGCAATATCACTCGCTCTACAGCTGAGGACCTCCTATCCAAAGCAGGCAAGGATGGAAGCTTCCTTCTGCGTGACAGTGAATCTATACAGGGAGCGTACGCTCTCTGTGTACT CTACCAGAATTGTGTGTATACCTACAGAATATTACCGAATGAAGAGAAAAAGTTATCAGTCCAG GCATCTGAGGGTGTGCCTATTCGGTTCTTCTCTGCACTGCCAGACCTGGTGGATGCATATTACAAGGAAAACATGGGTCTGGTCACACACCTTCAGTTTGCTGTGCCAAAGGAGGAGGAGCAAGAGGAGGAACCAG AGCCGGTTAGTTTGCCTCCCCAGCTGCCACCCAGAAACTTCCCATGTAATGATGGAAAGGATAGTTATCCTTGTGACCCATGCAGAGGAACAGAGAGAGCAGTAGAGCCTGCCCACCTCTCCATTTCAGACACCTATATCCAGCGCCTGCAGCTAATCGAC ATATCAAATCTCCCTGAAGACCATCAGAAGTCCATCCAGGAATATTTCCGTACATCTGTGTGTCTGGATGCAGAGCAGGTGCAGAATGGAAACCCTACTCTGCCTCACTTTAAAAAGCTCACACTAAGTATCTGCAAAAACCTGAACAG TGAAGTTTCCCGCATACTTCCGAGTATCGAGGCATTGCAGAAGCTTCTGGAACAGCCTTCATCTCCTGGATCTGGGAGACAAAGAAATCAA TTTTCTGGTGATGCAAATCAGTCTGTGGCTTTCAGACTTGAGCAGCTGACTAACCTTTTATATTCAGTAGAAGAAAAG ACTAAGAATGCTGTGTTTGAATCTGTTGGATTTGATGGAGGACACAGAAAGTCACTAATACCTCCTGTGATGTTTGAA GTCAAATCTGAGTCCATCGGCATTTCAAATAAAATGTACCTCAAGGTAGATGTGGAAGGTGGGAAGCTTTACTTCAAAAAGTCCAAAGATGGACCCGAGGACAAATATTATGTGCACAATAAAA TCTTGCAGTTGGTGAAGTCACAGAATATGCAAAACAGACTAGTATTGATGGTGGAAACAGACAAGGAAAAAGTCCAGCGCAAAGACTATGTCTTTGATGACACAAAG AAAAGAGAAGGCTTCTGTCAACTTCTGCAGCAGATGAAAAATAAACACTCTGATAAGCCGGAGCCGGATATGATCACAATCTTTGTTGGCACCTGGAACATGG GAAATGCAAGTCCACCACAAAACATCACTTCCTGGCTCCAGTCGAAGGGTCAGGGGAAAACCCGTGATGACACAGCCAATAAAATCCCACATGATATCTATGTAATTGGGACACAGGAGGACCCGCTGGGGGAGAAAGATTGGATAGACACAGTTAGAGGAGCCCTTAGAGATATAACCAACATTAGCTATAAACATGTAA CAAGTCAGACCCTGTGGAGTATTAGAATTGTGGTTTTAGCCAAGCCAGAACATGAGAACCGCATCTCGCACATCTTCTCTGACAGTGTTAAGACCGGCATAGCTAATGCTCTAG GGAACAAAGGTGCAGTGGGGGTCTCTTTCATGTTTAATAGAACCTCGTTTGGGTTTGTCAACAGTCACCTGACCTCAGGAAGTGAAAAGAAATTAAG ACGAAACCAAAACTACATCAATATTCTGCGTTTTCTGAATCTGGGAGATAAGAAGCTTAATCGTTTTGACATTACGCATCGCTTCACACACCTCTTCTGGTTGGGGGATCTAAATTATAGGGTTGACTTTTCACCACAG GAAGCAGAGAACATTGTGATGAAGATTAAACAGCAGCAGTATCAGGAACTGCTTGCCAAAGACCAGCTAAGCATAGAGAAGAAAGAGGAAAAGGTCTTTATTGACTATG aGGAAGAGGAGATTACATTTGCTCCCACTTATCGTTTCGAGAGGGACACACGAGAGAAATATGCCTACACCAAGGCCAAGGCCACGGGG ACAAAATACAACCTACCTTCTTGGTGCGACCGTGTGCTTCGTAAATCGTATCCTATGGTGCACGTGGTTTGTAACTCATACG GATGCTCCAATGATATCATGACAAGTGACCATTCCCCTGTATTCGCTACGTTTGATGTTGGTGTGACTTCACAGTTTGTTTCAAAGAATG ATCTGTCAAAGGAGCCTGAGGGTGCAATAAAATTCATGAATTGTGTGGCTGTTCTATATACTAAATCAAAGACCAAGTTCTTTATGGAGTTTCACTCAAGCTGCTTGGAGA AGTTTGTAAAGAGTGCTGAAGGAGAAAATCAAGAGAGCACAGAAGGCTCAATAAAAGTACGCTTTGGAGCACAAGTTGAg CTCACACCCATTATTGCTGACCCAGAATACCTTCTGGATCAGCACATCCTTATCTGCATTAAATCTACAGATTGTGATGAGTCATATG GTGTGGGCTGCGTGGCACTGCGTTCTGCTGAAAGCTCTTACAATGAGTTTTGTATCAAACTCACACATCATGGTGAACGCACAGGCAGGCTAACAGGTGGCATCCAACTCCACACATCTGAAGGCAAACAGACAGAGAAGTTATATG ATTTTATTAAAGTTGGTGATGATCCAGCAGCCGGTAAAGGCAAACCAGGCGATTACAA ATCTTCTTCTGCAGTCCTCGCCACTGATATTAGTAACCCCAGTTATATGGGCGTAGGCTACAAGAGCAACAACCAGTCAGAGAGGAGCTCCGGCAATATTACATCCCAGAGAACAGTGGCATCTTCAGTCAAAGACATGACACTTGGAAATCTTTCCCCAAAAAAGACTGCTTATGACCATTCTACATCTAGTCCTACCGGAAAAACATCTGGGCCAGT AACTGAGGATGGGCAACCTCCAGAGATGTTTGACAATCCCCTTTATGGCTCGAGGAGTGGATCAAGAGCAAACAAAGAGCACCTCACACCCCCAGATGCACTGTTTGCCTTTCCCAAAACAGACCTTGATGCTGATAGGCAACCTGTTCCAGTTCCAGTTCCTCGGATCCGTTCCTTCACCTGCTCAGAAACCAAACAGTCTTCATCCACCACAAACACCGTCAGCAGCAGTGGTCTACATTCACAAATCATCAATAAAAAGCCAGTTGTGCCTTGTCGCTCTGAAGGAGGCATATCTGTACCTGGCAGACCTCCGGTGCCTATGAAGTCTCGATCCGGTCAGCCACAAGAGCCTCAAATAAAGCCCAGAGACTACAGAGACAGCTCGGAGCTCCCATCCAAGATACGACCACCTGCTAGATCAGGCCAAACAAAAGATG TGCATCATGAGACAGCACAACCTCCGAAGATAAGTCGTCCTTTAAAGTGA
- the gpr17 gene encoding uracil nucleotide/cysteinyl leukotriene receptor gives MDSPLTEIPRLLSNQSTDSCPSVDNTVENMVFGLYYIIVFLLALNGNSLALWIFLRQRGTSSPANVFLLHLAVADLSYVFILPLRATYHLTGGHWPFGEVPCRLAGFLFYVNMYASLYFLACVAGDRYLAVVHAVRSLKVRHPRYAHIASFALWALVTVSMAPLLVTQQTAEVNGSTVCLQLYREKASRRALVSLAVAFTPPFIATLSCYLLIVNSLRKGLRLEPALKLRALRTIGLVMLIYIVCFLPYHLSRATFILGYGHPDLSCQMKRGLALANRLTSSLTCLNGALDPLVYLFAAEKFRGSVQRLLCRDKSGGSGANSGDLKGTHESSLSAKSEF, from the coding sequence ATGGACTCCCCCCTGACAGAAATTCCCAGATTGCTCTCCAACCAATCCACGGATAGCTGTCCATCTGTGGATAATACAGTGGAGAACATGGTCTTTGGACTCTACTACATCATAGTTTTCCTCTTGGCCCTAAACGGCAACAGTCTCGCCTTGTGGATCTTTTTGCGACAGAGAGGCACTTCTTCCCCCGCCAATGTGTTTTTGCTCCACCTTGCTGTGGCTGACCTGTCATACGTCTTTATTTTACCCCTCAGGGCCACTTATCACTTAACCGGGGGCCACTGGCCATTCGGCGAAGTCCCTTGTCGTCTCGCAGGCTTTCTTTTTTATGTAAACATGTACGCCAGTTTATACTTCCTGGCTTGTGTTGCAGGTGACAGATATCTTGCTGTAGTGCATGCCGTACGATCCCTCAAAGTCAGACACCCTCGATACGCTCACATAGCTAGCTTCGCGTTATGGGCTTTGGTGACTGTCTCTATGGCGCCCCTACTGGTCACTCAGCAGACTGCAGAGGTGAACGGCTCTACCGTGTGCTTACAGCTGTACAGAGAAAAGGCCTCACGTCGCGCTCTCGTCTCCCTCGCCGTGGCGTTCACCCCCCCTTTCATCGCCACCCTTTCCTGTTACCTGCTGATAGTGAACAGTCTGCGGAAAGGTTTAAGGCTGGAGCCTGCGCTAAAACTTCGAGCTCTTCGCACGATCGGCCTGGTCATGCTTATCTACATTGTGTGCTTTCTGCCTTATCACTTAAGCCGTGCGACGTTTATTCTGGGTTATGGACACCCAGACCTGTCCTGCCAAATGAAAAGAGGGCTCGCTTTGGCCAACCGTCTTACCTCCTCTCTAACCTGCCTGAATGGGGCTTTGGATCCTCTGGTGTACCTGTTTGCTGCTGAAAAGTTTAGGGGGAGCGTTCAAAGACTTCTCTGCAGGGATAAGTCAGGAGGGTCTGGCGCTAACAGTGGGGATCTGAAAGGTACACATGAGAGCTCCCTGAGTGCCAAGTCAGAGTTCTGA